From Caulobacter segnis, a single genomic window includes:
- a CDS encoding efflux RND transporter periplasmic adaptor subunit codes for MRIQPVITSFAGLAAVAVLAACSAQAKQDAAAAPPVQVTVADVAFKSLRQWDDFTGRLEPVDTVEIRPRVSGYIDGAQFAEGARVSKGQVLFQIDPRPYKAEADRAAAEVARAKAQLDLASINRQRGERLLEQNALARSEFDRLASEERAAQANVSAAQAAYQTARLNLDWTRVTSPIDGRVSKTIITRGNLVTQASLLTTVVSDTPIYAEFNADEQTFLKYAAAERGKNGPVYMGLMTEDGYPHVGKLSFIDNALDAKSGTINGRAIFANADGRFTPGLFARIRLVSAETQTVALAPDRAIATDLGKRYVVVVNGSNKAEYRPVEVGPLAGNLRIIRQGLKPGDRVVVGGLQKVKPGDTVAPVKVKTDLAGLSQLEAGGVPFAQPARSAGQN; via the coding sequence ATGCGTATTCAACCCGTCATCACGTCCTTCGCCGGCCTGGCCGCCGTCGCCGTGCTGGCCGCTTGCTCGGCCCAGGCCAAGCAGGACGCCGCCGCCGCGCCGCCGGTCCAGGTCACCGTCGCCGACGTCGCCTTCAAGTCGCTTCGCCAATGGGACGACTTCACCGGCCGGCTCGAGCCGGTCGACACCGTAGAGATCCGCCCGCGCGTCAGCGGCTACATTGACGGCGCTCAATTCGCGGAAGGCGCGCGCGTCTCCAAGGGCCAGGTGCTCTTCCAGATCGACCCGCGTCCCTACAAGGCCGAAGCTGACCGCGCCGCCGCCGAGGTTGCCCGCGCCAAGGCCCAGCTGGACCTGGCCAGCATCAACCGCCAGCGCGGCGAGCGCCTGCTGGAGCAGAACGCCCTGGCCCGCAGCGAATTCGACCGTCTGGCGTCGGAAGAGCGCGCCGCCCAGGCCAATGTCTCGGCCGCCCAGGCCGCCTACCAGACCGCGCGCCTGAACCTGGACTGGACCCGCGTGACCTCGCCGATCGACGGCCGGGTCTCCAAGACCATCATCACCCGCGGCAACCTGGTGACCCAAGCCAGCTTGCTCACGACCGTGGTCTCGGACACGCCGATCTACGCCGAGTTCAACGCCGACGAGCAGACCTTCCTGAAGTATGCCGCCGCCGAGCGCGGCAAGAACGGGCCGGTGTATATGGGCCTGATGACCGAGGACGGCTATCCGCACGTCGGCAAGCTCAGCTTCATCGACAACGCCCTGGACGCCAAGAGCGGCACGATCAACGGCCGGGCGATCTTCGCCAACGCCGATGGCCGCTTCACGCCGGGCCTGTTCGCCCGCATCCGCCTGGTCAGCGCCGAGACGCAGACGGTGGCCCTGGCCCCTGACCGCGCCATCGCGACCGACCTGGGCAAGCGCTACGTCGTGGTCGTCAACGGCTCCAACAAGGCCGAGTACCGCCCGGTCGAAGTCGGTCCGCTGGCCGGCAATCTGCGCATCATCCGCCAAGGCCTGAAGCCGGGCGACCGCGTGGTCGTCGGCGGCCTGCAGAAGGTCAAGCCGGGCGACACCGTCGCCCCGGTCAAGGTCAAGACCGACCTGGCGGGTCTTTCGCAGCTGGAGGCCGGCGGCGTGCCGTTCGCCCAGCCGGCCCGGTCCGCCGGACAGAACTAA
- a CDS encoding TetR/AcrR family transcriptional regulator, which yields MATRNSGDGVLGDPEAAASAPVSKRPARDRIFETARELFYQHGIRAVGVETIAAEADATKMTLYRNFPSKDELVAEVLREQEREYWAWWEEVTACCCTDPRGQLEAIFDAFETKACNKDVLGCPLSNAAIELHEEGHPAQVVSVNYKKELYRRLVDLTRRAGAKDDDLADALMLLMEGASGSRVTLGAGGPVRAVARSARALIRFHLDAG from the coding sequence ATGGCGACAAGAAATTCTGGGGACGGGGTTCTGGGCGATCCGGAAGCAGCGGCTAGCGCCCCTGTGTCCAAGCGTCCGGCGCGTGACCGGATCTTCGAGACCGCCCGCGAGCTGTTCTATCAGCACGGCATCCGCGCTGTCGGCGTCGAGACCATCGCCGCCGAGGCCGACGCCACCAAGATGACGCTCTATCGGAACTTCCCGTCCAAGGACGAGCTGGTCGCCGAGGTCCTGCGCGAGCAGGAGCGCGAATATTGGGCCTGGTGGGAAGAGGTCACGGCCTGCTGCTGCACCGACCCCCGCGGCCAGCTGGAGGCGATCTTCGACGCCTTCGAGACCAAGGCCTGCAACAAGGACGTCCTGGGCTGTCCGCTCTCGAACGCCGCCATCGAACTGCACGAGGAGGGCCACCCGGCCCAGGTGGTGTCGGTCAACTACAAGAAGGAGCTGTACCGCCGGCTGGTCGACCTGACCCGCCGCGCCGGCGCCAAGGACGACGACCTGGCCGACGCCCTGATGCTGCTGATGGAAGGCGCCTCGGGCTCACGCGTGACCCTGGGCGCCGGCGGCCCGGTGCGGGCCGTGGCGCGCTCGGCGCGGGCGCTGATCAGGTTCCATCTGGACGCGGGCTGA
- a CDS encoding efflux RND transporter permease subunit: protein MNFSKFFVNRPRFAAVLSIIIFIAGIVSLPNLPISEYPEVVPPTVVVRAAYPGANPSVIGETVAAPLEQAINGVEGMIYQSSQSASDGAMILTVTFALGTDLDKAQVQVQNRVAQALPKLPQEVQRIGVTTNKASPDLTLVVHMISPNNRYDMLYLSNYAQLNVRDRLKRIDGVGDVQIFGAGAYSMRVWLDPEKLAALSMTAGDVVGALREQNVQVAAGQLGAPPNAGSGAEFQLSVNAPGRLTDEEQFRDVIVRSGADGQITRLGDVARVELGADNYALRSLLDNKSAVAMPVFQRPGSNALEMAAEVKKTMKELKKEFPEGVDYEIIYDTTAFVQESIDSVVHTLIEAIILVVLVVVLFLQGWRASIIPLIAVPVSLVGTFAILLMLGFGLNALTLFGLVLAIGIVVDDAIVVVENVERNITNGLEPAAATRKAMTEVTGPIISTALVLCAVFIPTAFISGLSGQFYRQFALTIAISTVISAINSLTLSPALAAVLLKSHDAPKDRFQKIIDASLSWLFNPFNRFFAKASNGYVSGVAKTLGRSSAALALYGGLLILTVFAFSRTPGGFVPQQDKAYVVAVVQLPDAASLDRTEAVIRQMGDIAMKTPGIKHSVAFPGLSANGFINSPNSGAVFFPLDDFKNRKSHELSANAIVGELNQKFGAIADAQIAVFPPPSVQGLGTIGGFRMQIVDKAGMGSEELYKATQNVIAKAQKDPALAGIFSSYQVSVPKVQADIDREKARAQGVSLTDLFETMQVYLGSLYVNDFNRFGHTYQVNVQADQKFRLQPEQMLRLQTRNGQGQMIPLGAFVSFKEATGPDRESHYNGYLTAEINGGPAPGFSTGQAQKALEDIVKSELPNGMGYEWTELTYQQILAGNTAIFIFPLCVLLAFLVLVAQYESWSLPLVVILIVPMTLLSALAGVWISHGDNNIFTQIGLIVLVGLACKNAILIVEFAKEREEHGDSPLQAVLEACRLRLRPILMTSIAFIMGVYPLVVSHGAGAEMRKAMGVAVFSGMLGVTLFGLILTPVFYYVIRRSTARKAARKAANSTAPAVEAH, encoded by the coding sequence ATGAATTTCTCGAAGTTCTTCGTGAACCGACCGCGCTTCGCGGCCGTGCTCTCCATCATCATCTTCATCGCCGGCATCGTCTCGCTGCCGAACCTGCCGATCTCGGAATATCCCGAGGTCGTGCCGCCCACCGTCGTGGTGCGCGCGGCCTATCCCGGCGCCAACCCGTCCGTCATCGGCGAGACGGTGGCCGCGCCGCTGGAACAGGCCATCAACGGGGTCGAGGGGATGATCTACCAGTCGTCCCAGTCGGCTTCCGACGGGGCGATGATCCTGACCGTCACCTTCGCGCTCGGCACCGACCTGGATAAGGCCCAGGTGCAGGTGCAGAACCGGGTGGCCCAGGCCCTGCCCAAGCTGCCGCAGGAGGTCCAGCGCATCGGCGTGACGACCAACAAGGCCTCGCCCGACCTGACCCTGGTCGTGCACATGATCTCGCCGAACAACCGCTACGACATGCTGTATCTCAGCAACTACGCGCAGCTGAACGTGCGGGATCGGCTGAAGCGCATCGACGGCGTCGGCGACGTGCAGATCTTCGGCGCGGGCGCGTACTCTATGCGCGTGTGGCTGGATCCGGAAAAGCTGGCCGCCCTGTCGATGACGGCGGGTGACGTGGTCGGGGCCCTGCGCGAGCAGAACGTCCAGGTCGCCGCCGGCCAGCTGGGCGCGCCGCCCAACGCCGGTTCGGGCGCCGAATTCCAGCTGTCGGTCAACGCCCCCGGGCGCCTGACCGACGAGGAGCAATTCCGCGACGTGATCGTCCGCTCCGGCGCCGACGGCCAGATCACCCGCCTGGGCGACGTGGCCCGCGTGGAGCTGGGCGCCGACAACTACGCCCTGCGTAGCCTGCTCGACAACAAGTCGGCCGTCGCCATGCCGGTGTTCCAGCGCCCGGGCTCCAACGCCCTGGAGATGGCCGCCGAGGTCAAGAAGACCATGAAGGAGCTCAAGAAGGAGTTCCCCGAGGGCGTCGACTACGAGATCATCTACGACACCACGGCCTTCGTGCAGGAAAGCATCGACTCGGTGGTCCACACCCTGATCGAGGCGATCATCCTGGTCGTGCTGGTGGTGGTGCTGTTCCTGCAGGGCTGGCGCGCCTCGATCATCCCGCTGATTGCCGTGCCCGTGTCGCTGGTCGGCACCTTCGCGATCCTCCTGATGCTGGGCTTTGGCCTCAACGCCCTGACGCTGTTCGGCCTGGTGCTGGCCATCGGCATCGTCGTCGACGACGCCATCGTCGTGGTCGAGAACGTCGAGCGCAACATCACCAACGGCCTGGAGCCCGCTGCGGCGACGCGAAAGGCCATGACCGAGGTCACCGGTCCGATCATCTCCACGGCCCTCGTTTTGTGCGCGGTGTTCATCCCGACCGCCTTCATCAGCGGCCTGTCGGGTCAGTTCTACCGTCAGTTCGCCCTGACCATCGCCATCTCGACGGTGATCTCGGCCATCAACTCCCTGACCCTCTCGCCGGCCCTGGCCGCGGTGCTCCTGAAGTCGCATGACGCGCCCAAGGACCGCTTCCAGAAGATCATCGACGCGTCGCTGTCCTGGCTGTTCAACCCGTTCAACCGCTTCTTCGCCAAGGCCTCGAACGGCTATGTCTCGGGCGTCGCCAAGACCCTGGGACGCTCTTCGGCGGCTCTCGCGCTGTACGGCGGCCTGCTGATCCTGACGGTGTTCGCCTTCTCGCGGACGCCGGGCGGCTTCGTGCCCCAGCAGGACAAGGCCTATGTCGTCGCCGTCGTGCAACTGCCCGACGCGGCCTCGCTGGACCGGACCGAGGCGGTGATCCGCCAGATGGGCGACATCGCCATGAAGACCCCGGGCATCAAGCACTCGGTGGCCTTCCCCGGCCTGTCGGCCAACGGCTTCATCAACAGCCCCAACTCCGGCGCGGTGTTCTTCCCGCTGGACGACTTCAAGAACCGCAAGAGCCACGAGCTCTCGGCCAATGCCATCGTCGGTGAGCTGAACCAGAAGTTCGGCGCCATCGCCGACGCCCAGATCGCGGTCTTCCCGCCGCCGTCCGTGCAGGGCCTGGGCACCATCGGCGGCTTCCGGATGCAGATCGTCGACAAGGCGGGCATGGGTTCGGAGGAGCTGTACAAGGCCACCCAGAACGTCATCGCCAAGGCCCAGAAGGACCCGGCCCTGGCCGGCATCTTCTCCAGCTATCAGGTCAGCGTGCCGAAGGTGCAGGCCGACATCGATCGTGAAAAGGCCCGGGCCCAGGGCGTGTCCCTGACCGACCTGTTCGAGACGATGCAGGTCTATCTGGGCTCGCTGTACGTCAACGACTTCAACCGCTTCGGCCACACCTACCAGGTCAACGTCCAGGCCGATCAGAAATTCCGCCTGCAACCCGAGCAGATGCTGCGCCTGCAGACCCGCAACGGCCAAGGGCAGATGATCCCGCTGGGCGCCTTCGTCTCGTTCAAGGAGGCGACCGGTCCCGACCGCGAGAGCCACTACAACGGCTACCTGACCGCCGAGATCAACGGCGGCCCGGCGCCCGGCTTCTCGACCGGCCAGGCCCAGAAGGCCCTGGAGGACATCGTCAAGTCCGAGCTGCCCAACGGCATGGGCTACGAGTGGACCGAGCTGACCTACCAGCAGATCCTGGCGGGCAACACGGCGATCTTCATCTTCCCGCTGTGCGTGCTGCTGGCGTTCCTGGTGCTGGTCGCCCAGTACGAGAGCTGGAGCCTGCCGCTGGTCGTCATCCTGATCGTCCCGATGACCCTGCTGTCGGCCCTGGCCGGCGTGTGGATCAGCCACGGCGACAACAACATCTTCACCCAGATCGGCCTGATCGTGCTGGTGGGGCTGGCCTGTAAGAACGCCATCCTGATCGTGGAGTTCGCCAAGGAGCGCGAGGAGCACGGCGACAGCCCGCTCCAGGCGGTTCTGGAGGCCTGCCGCCTGCGCCTGCGTCCGATCCTGATGACCTCGATCGCCTTCATCATGGGGGTCTACCCCCTGGTGGTGTCGCACGGGGCTGGGGCCGAGATGCGCAAGGCCATGGGCGTGGCGGTGTTCTCGGGGATGCTGGGCGTGACCCTGTTCGGTCTGATCCTGACGCCCGTCTTCTACTACGTCATCCGCCGCTCCACGGCCCGCAAGGCCGCGCGGAAGGCGGCGAATTCGACGGCTCCGGCCGTGGAGGCTCACTGA
- a CDS encoding DUF2306 domain-containing protein — protein sequence MAAYGKSISQAAADRGTGVRNAALGVGAAVVIAAVAAAKPHAPNLSLIAAAPTVVQVHLTAALTALVIGAVLMLRVKGTTAHKLLGWTWVLAMGTTAVSSLFIREINPGHFSFIHLLSGWTIVGLPGAVYAIKRGKVAAHRRAMTGMFVGGLLIAGVFTFLPGRLLWTVFLG from the coding sequence ATGGCCGCGTACGGCAAGTCAATTTCGCAAGCCGCCGCCGATCGCGGGACCGGCGTCCGCAACGCCGCCCTGGGCGTGGGCGCCGCCGTCGTCATCGCCGCCGTGGCCGCGGCGAAGCCGCACGCTCCGAACCTGTCGCTGATCGCCGCCGCGCCCACGGTCGTCCAGGTCCACCTGACCGCCGCCCTGACGGCCCTGGTCATCGGCGCGGTGCTGATGCTGCGGGTCAAGGGCACGACGGCGCACAAGCTGCTGGGCTGGACCTGGGTGCTGGCCATGGGGACCACGGCGGTCAGCTCGCTGTTCATCCGCGAGATCAACCCCGGCCATTTCAGCTTTATCCACCTGCTGTCGGGCTGGACCATCGTGGGCCTGCCAGGCGCGGTCTACGCGATCAAGCGCGGCAAGGTCGCCGCCCACCGCCGGGCCATGACCGGCATGTTCGTTGGCGGCCTGCTGATCGCCGGCGTCTTCACCTTCCTCCCCGGCCGTCTGCTCTGGACCGTGTTCCTGGGCTGA
- a CDS encoding efflux transporter outer membrane subunit translates to MRVFANTLRAALIAGVSLTAAACAVGPNYKAPATPPAAFQNADPAVFTAANPEAEWWKAFGDPVLDQLVGQALSANLDLKIAVARVGEARALFTEQKLDLLPHVTADGTYTKSKAQQPGVTTERVEGQSYQAGFDAGWEIDLFGRVRRGVEAAGAEAGAAQAELRDAQVTVAAEVARNYLELRGAQARLNVATRNLETQRETVRLTKVRFDAGAGSPIDVASAQARLNATEAAIPGLITAEKRANYRLAVLTGQRPGALDALLVQRETDVRPLVAALPIGDAGDLLRRRPDVQAAERRLAASTARVGVATADLFPRVSVTGFVGFLSGTSAGFGNAASQAWSVAPSVSWPALDLGSAHARLRAAKARDDAALANYDQTVLRALEDLENALVSYRQQQAQLKSLTDQAAASRRAAELARIQYKEGGIDFLVLLDAERTLLAAEDALSVAETGVNTDVVAIYKALGGGWKA, encoded by the coding sequence ATGCGTGTGTTTGCCAATACCCTGCGCGCGGCGCTGATCGCCGGCGTCTCCCTGACGGCCGCCGCCTGCGCGGTGGGGCCGAACTACAAGGCGCCGGCGACCCCGCCGGCGGCCTTCCAGAACGCCGATCCGGCCGTCTTCACCGCCGCCAATCCCGAGGCTGAGTGGTGGAAGGCGTTCGGCGACCCGGTTCTAGACCAACTGGTCGGCCAGGCCCTGTCGGCGAACCTGGACCTGAAGATCGCCGTCGCCCGCGTTGGCGAGGCCCGCGCCCTGTTCACCGAGCAGAAGCTGGACCTGCTGCCGCACGTCACGGCGGATGGGACCTATACCAAGAGCAAGGCCCAGCAGCCGGGCGTCACGACCGAACGGGTCGAGGGGCAGAGCTACCAGGCCGGCTTTGACGCCGGCTGGGAGATCGATCTCTTCGGTCGCGTCCGGCGCGGCGTGGAAGCGGCGGGGGCGGAAGCCGGCGCGGCCCAGGCCGAGCTGCGCGACGCCCAGGTCACCGTCGCGGCGGAAGTCGCGCGAAACTATCTCGAACTGCGCGGCGCCCAGGCGCGTCTGAACGTCGCCACCCGCAACCTCGAGACCCAGCGCGAAACCGTGCGCCTGACCAAGGTGCGGTTCGACGCCGGCGCCGGCAGCCCGATCGACGTCGCCTCGGCGCAGGCCCGCCTCAACGCCACCGAGGCGGCGATCCCGGGTCTGATCACCGCCGAGAAGCGCGCCAACTATCGCCTGGCGGTGCTGACCGGCCAGCGGCCCGGCGCGCTGGACGCGCTGCTTGTTCAGCGTGAGACGGACGTGCGTCCGCTGGTCGCCGCCCTGCCGATCGGCGACGCCGGAGACCTGCTGCGCCGGCGTCCGGACGTGCAGGCGGCCGAGCGTCGCCTGGCGGCCTCGACGGCGCGCGTGGGGGTGGCCACGGCCGACCTGTTCCCCCGCGTGTCGGTGACCGGTTTCGTCGGCTTCCTCTCGGGGACATCGGCGGGCTTCGGCAACGCCGCCAGCCAGGCCTGGTCGGTGGCCCCCAGCGTCAGCTGGCCAGCCCTGGACCTGGGCAGCGCCCATGCCCGCCTGCGCGCGGCCAAGGCCCGCGACGACGCGGCCCTAGCCAACTACGACCAGACGGTGCTGCGCGCGCTGGAGGATCTGGAGAACGCCCTGGTCTCCTACCGGCAGCAGCAGGCCCAGCTGAAGAGCCTGACCGACCAGGCGGCGGCTTCGCGCCGCGCGGCCGAGCTGGCCCGGATCCAGTACAAGGAAGGCGGCATCGACTTCCTGGTGCTTCTGGACGCCGAACGCACCCTGCTGGCGGCCGAGGACGCGCTGAGCGTCGCCGAGACCGGCGTCAACACCGACGTCGTGGCGATCTACAAGGCGCTGGGCGGCGGCTGGAAGGCCTGA
- a CDS encoding DUF2141 domain-containing protein: MTSLKTLIAALALATPLVVGVAPAAHAQEAFGDLTLSFPDLKAKTGQVMIAVYDSAQAWTSGKPVRAAAASAADATPSAKIVALPPGTYAVRVFQDVDGDGKMGKNPFGMPTEPFGFSKDAPVMMGPPAFDAAAFEVKAGANVQVIHLN, translated from the coding sequence ATGACCTCGCTGAAGACCCTGATCGCCGCTCTGGCGCTCGCCACCCCCCTCGTTGTTGGCGTCGCGCCGGCCGCCCACGCCCAGGAGGCGTTCGGCGACCTGACCCTGAGCTTCCCGGATCTCAAGGCCAAGACCGGCCAGGTGATGATCGCCGTCTACGACAGCGCCCAGGCCTGGACCTCGGGCAAGCCCGTCCGCGCCGCCGCCGCCTCGGCCGCCGACGCCACGCCCAGCGCCAAGATCGTCGCCCTTCCGCCGGGGACCTACGCGGTTCGCGTGTTCCAGGACGTCGATGGCGATGGGAAGATGGGCAAGAACCCCTTCGGCATGCCGACCGAGCCGTTCGGTTTCTCCAAGGACGCGCCGGTGATGATGGGGCCGCCGGCCTTCGACGCCGCCGCCTTCGAGGTGAAGGCCGGCGCCAACGTCCAAGTCATCCACCTGAACTAG
- a CDS encoding LytTR family DNA-binding domain-containing protein — translation MGGSVSQSSLRQSPASFRERLAGAVHASRTAVTSREAQRGFLVSAVAGVFLALIGAFGSGEGPIVVRLAYWVGLCLAGTVVGTIVSQLIGREGRADERPWLYGSLTVVGVTLPFTVVVWLVSELAFHGAPRLAALPFYLGPVFIVSAAMTGLNFLVQRRPPETHAAPAGAPAPRFLDRLPPKLRGAELYAVEAEDHYLRLHTSRGQDLILMRLSDAVAELEGIEGAQTHRSWWVAKDAVEVARRGDGRATLTLKGGVEAPVSRAYAKALREAGWF, via the coding sequence GTGGGCGGGTCCGTGTCTCAATCGTCGTTGCGCCAGTCGCCGGCCTCGTTTCGCGAACGGCTGGCCGGCGCCGTTCACGCTTCGCGAACGGCCGTCACCTCGCGCGAGGCGCAGCGCGGCTTTTTGGTCTCGGCCGTGGCGGGGGTGTTCCTGGCGCTGATCGGCGCGTTCGGCAGCGGCGAAGGCCCCATTGTCGTGCGGCTGGCCTATTGGGTGGGGCTGTGCCTGGCCGGGACGGTCGTCGGCACGATCGTCAGCCAGTTGATCGGTCGCGAGGGCCGCGCGGACGAGCGTCCGTGGCTGTACGGCTCCCTGACGGTGGTGGGCGTCACCCTGCCCTTCACCGTCGTGGTCTGGCTGGTCAGCGAGCTGGCCTTCCACGGCGCGCCGAGGCTGGCCGCCCTGCCCTTCTATCTGGGGCCGGTGTTCATCGTCTCGGCGGCCATGACCGGCTTGAACTTCCTGGTCCAGCGCCGGCCGCCCGAGACCCACGCCGCGCCGGCCGGCGCGCCGGCCCCGCGCTTCCTGGATCGCCTGCCGCCCAAGCTGCGCGGCGCTGAGCTCTACGCCGTCGAGGCCGAGGACCACTATCTGCGCCTGCACACCTCGCGCGGCCAGGACCTGATCCTGATGCGCCTGTCCGACGCCGTGGCCGAGCTCGAGGGCATCGAGGGCGCCCAGACCCACCGCTCGTGGTGGGTGGCCAAGGACGCCGTCGAGGTCGCCCGGCGCGGTGATGGCCGGGCGACCCTGACCCTGAAGGGCGGCGTCGAGGCGCCGGTCAGCAGGGCCTATGCCAAGGCCCTGCGTGAAGCCGGCTGGTTCTAG